A window of Candidatus Hydrogenedens sp. contains these coding sequences:
- a CDS encoding ATPase, T2SS/T4P/T4SS family, translated as MIEPKSFEKQFVKEGIISEEQAKKIREEANEKGLPISQILIQKGITTEETVYSLLANYCGLNFVIVSNTEIPQELIKSVPARFATHYEFVPVKEKNNTLVVAVSDPLNAGLLDDIRLVLKKRIEPVVTTPKEIQRAIKEYYGVGADTVERILVSEEHTGEEVNLESTAVSANLGDETIDASIIKFVNELIVEAIRAEATDIHIEPFDDFLRVRFRIDGILHTVPTPPSIRNFHSSIVSRIKIMANLNIAEKRLPQDGKIMANLGDGKYDLRVSILPTPHGETINIRILSRTSMFLSLDKLGFSSDDIKLFNSFITKPYGIILVTGPTGSGKTTTLYAALDKLNRTDRKIITIEDPIEYQMQGITQMQVHPRIGFDFATGLRSMLRHDPDIMLVGEIRDYETAEMAIRSSLTGHLVLSTLHTNDAPGAVTRLIDMGVEPFLISSTMIASMAQRLVRKICNQCKTKDNPDPYVLEAEFGYKKENNDIIFYKGSGCEHCRSTGYRGRMAICEIMPFSPMIKELTVQRATSVAIKKQALSEGMKTLRASGWQRIMEGLTTVEEVLRVTADAEIMEETHADI; from the coding sequence GGTTTACTCCCTTTTAGCCAATTATTGCGGGCTCAATTTTGTTATTGTATCGAATACGGAAATTCCACAAGAACTAATAAAGTCTGTACCGGCTCGTTTTGCTACACATTATGAATTTGTTCCTGTAAAAGAAAAAAACAATACACTGGTTGTTGCTGTTTCTGACCCACTTAATGCAGGTCTATTAGATGATATAAGACTTGTGCTAAAAAAAAGAATTGAACCTGTAGTAACAACACCCAAAGAAATTCAACGAGCCATTAAAGAATACTACGGTGTTGGAGCAGATACCGTTGAAAGAATTTTAGTTAGTGAGGAACATACAGGTGAAGAGGTCAATTTAGAATCTACGGCAGTCAGTGCAAATTTAGGTGATGAAACAATCGATGCTTCTATAATTAAATTCGTAAACGAATTAATTGTTGAGGCAATTCGTGCGGAAGCAACAGATATTCATATAGAACCCTTTGATGACTTTTTACGCGTTCGCTTCCGTATAGATGGTATTTTACATACAGTGCCCACTCCTCCTTCAATACGCAATTTTCATTCTTCTATCGTTTCGCGTATAAAAATCATGGCAAATTTAAATATAGCCGAAAAAAGATTGCCTCAGGACGGAAAAATCATGGCAAATTTGGGTGATGGTAAATATGATTTGCGTGTTTCTATCCTTCCTACTCCTCATGGAGAAACAATAAATATCCGTATCTTATCAAGAACATCTATGTTCCTTTCTCTTGATAAATTAGGTTTTTCAAGTGATGACATTAAACTGTTTAATTCTTTTATTACAAAACCTTATGGAATTATTTTAGTTACAGGGCCAACGGGAAGTGGTAAAACTACAACTCTATATGCAGCCCTGGATAAACTTAATCGAACAGACCGAAAAATTATCACCATAGAAGACCCAATAGAATATCAAATGCAAGGTATCACACAAATGCAGGTTCATCCCCGTATAGGGTTTGATTTTGCTACAGGTTTGCGTTCTATGCTTCGTCATGACCCGGATATCATGCTCGTCGGAGAAATTCGTGATTATGAGACCGCCGAGATGGCAATCCGTTCCAGTTTAACAGGGCATTTAGTTTTAAGCACCTTACATACAAATGATGCTCCTGGTGCGGTAACTCGTTTAATTGATATGGGTGTAGAACCGTTCCTTATATCAAGCACAATGATTGCTTCAATGGCACAAAGACTTGTCCGCAAAATCTGTAATCAATGCAAAACCAAGGATAATCCCGACCCGTATGTGTTAGAAGCCGAATTTGGTTACAAAAAAGAAAATAACGATATAATCTTTTATAAAGGGAGTGGCTGTGAACATTGTCGTTCTACGGGGTATCGGGGTCGAATGGCTATTTGTGAAATTATGCCTTTCTCACCAATGATAAAAGAATTAACTGTTCAAAGGGCTACTTCCGTTGCTATAAAAAAACAAGCATTATCCGAAGGCATGAAAACATTAAGAGCATCTGGCTGGCAGAGGATTATGGAAGGATTAACCACAGTAGAGGAGGTATTGCGGGTAACAGCTGATGCTGAAATCATGGAGGAAACTCATGCCGACATTTGA
- a CDS encoding type II secretion system F family protein, with amino-acid sequence MPTFEYEVKKGPTEIIKGKIEAESRKSAVSRLRELGYFPLKVEEVYSASSNEKKDRKRITLSGWERIKLKDRNVFLRQLANLFESGMVLTRALRTIIEQTPNRAMIKVVEQIYEDVQKGSNLADAFEKHPKIFSPMYCSMVRAGETGGMLDEVLWRIVAFSEQEEELRGKVISALIYPVFLLIVGSIAIFILVSFVFPKFIAVFEDFNAQLPLPTIIVMKFCGFMGTWWWAVIFVGILFSLAMYSYFKTSEGKRQKDTFLLRFPVVGGVIQKYEMAKFARTFGTLMDNGVPVLTALKITGETMTNAVIRDEVQTTHDLVKEGESISDSLKKCPHFPPIVVSMFAVGEESGRIGIIAKRIADAYDIEVDRAVKAMVTLFEPTLIVIMGVIIGFLVIAMLLPMLTLTSAIGT; translated from the coding sequence ATGCCGACATTTGAATATGAAGTAAAAAAAGGTCCCACGGAGATTATCAAAGGTAAAATTGAAGCAGAATCCCGAAAATCGGCTGTAAGTCGCCTTCGTGAATTAGGTTATTTCCCATTAAAAGTTGAAGAAGTTTATTCTGCAAGCTCAAACGAAAAAAAAGATAGAAAAAGAATTACACTATCTGGCTGGGAAAGAATTAAATTAAAAGATAGAAATGTTTTCCTTAGACAATTAGCAAACTTATTTGAATCGGGGATGGTTCTCACTCGTGCATTGAGGACTATTATAGAACAAACTCCCAATCGAGCCATGATAAAGGTTGTTGAACAAATTTACGAAGATGTCCAGAAAGGAAGTAATCTGGCTGATGCTTTTGAAAAGCATCCCAAAATATTCTCTCCCATGTATTGCAGTATGGTTCGTGCAGGTGAAACAGGTGGAATGTTAGACGAGGTACTGTGGAGAATTGTTGCTTTTAGTGAGCAAGAAGAAGAATTACGGGGAAAAGTAATTTCCGCACTAATCTACCCGGTGTTTCTACTAATCGTCGGGAGTATTGCCATTTTTATCCTGGTATCTTTTGTATTCCCAAAATTTATTGCTGTTTTTGAAGATTTTAACGCTCAATTACCTCTACCAACTATTATCGTAATGAAATTCTGTGGTTTTATGGGCACATGGTGGTGGGCTGTTATTTTTGTCGGGATTTTATTTTCATTAGCCATGTATTCTTATTTCAAAACATCAGAAGGGAAAAGGCAAAAAGATACCTTTTTGTTAAGATTTCCTGTAGTCGGTGGAGTTATCCAGAAGTATGAGATGGCAAAATTTGCAAGAACATTTGGAACACTAATGGATAATGGGGTTCCTGTCCTGACTGCGTTAAAAATTACAGGAGAAACGATGACCAATGCAGTGATTCGTGATGAAGTGCAAACTACCCATGATTTAGTAAAAGAAGGTGAAAGTATCAGTGATAGCTTAAAAAAATGCCCTCACTTCCCCCCTATTGTTGTAAGTATGTTCGCAGTAGGTGAAGAAAGCGGTAGAATTGGTATCATTGCTAAAAGAATTGCAGATGCGTATGATATAGAAGTAGATAGAGCCGTTAAAGCAATGGTTACATTATTTGAACCTACTTTGATTGTTATTATGGGTGTAATCATAGGTTTTCTTG